From the Marinomonas sp. THO17 genome, one window contains:
- a CDS encoding PhoH family protein has translation MEKIYVLDTNVLLHDPLAIYAFAEHMVVIPMTVLEELDIIKDRRDKDVSREARLAINTIDKIVGDATPRELQAGVPIHTLDKNTDNTEQTKACEGSLAIFPDQQITSTDNVPFLNGNHDHANDNRIINVALSLQATHLRSSVCLVTKDINMRIKAKGSGLERVEDYRKDKVLDDLDLMTKGYVEFSGSFWSSIDSVRTEAHGQHTVHIISKSLLNNLYLNMFVVDDEDFVGFVVNIDQEYVYLLDINKQHLMHQNFWGIQPRNLEQAMAFYLLRHENSDLMVMTGPAGSGKTLLALAYGLQVTMEEKRFNKIIVARSTPPMAEDIGFLPGTEEEKMAPWLAAFDDNLEILHGADEHSISSIDYVKQKANIQFKSLNFMRGRSFNNALIIVDEAQGLTQFQLKSIVTRIGSNSKIIVLGNLAQIDNKYITPLTSGLTYLVEKSKSFKYASIMHVNGIERSRLAEFAEENL, from the coding sequence ATGGAAAAAATCTACGTTCTCGATACCAATGTGTTACTTCATGATCCATTAGCTATTTACGCGTTTGCCGAGCATATGGTGGTCATTCCCATGACGGTATTAGAGGAGCTCGATATCATCAAAGATAGGCGTGACAAAGACGTCAGCCGAGAAGCCAGATTGGCCATCAACACCATAGACAAAATAGTAGGTGACGCGACACCAAGAGAACTGCAAGCTGGTGTTCCTATTCATACCCTAGACAAAAACACAGACAACACAGAGCAAACCAAGGCCTGCGAAGGCTCTCTAGCCATTTTTCCTGACCAACAAATCACTTCCACTGACAATGTCCCCTTCCTTAATGGCAACCATGACCATGCTAACGATAATCGTATAATTAATGTGGCACTCAGTCTTCAGGCTACGCATCTGAGATCTTCCGTCTGCTTGGTCACCAAAGATATTAATATGCGTATCAAAGCCAAGGGCTCTGGCTTAGAAAGGGTTGAAGACTATCGTAAGGACAAGGTGCTAGACGACTTGGATTTAATGACCAAGGGCTACGTAGAATTCAGCGGCAGTTTTTGGTCTAGCATTGACAGTGTCAGAACCGAAGCTCACGGGCAACACACAGTCCACATCATCAGTAAAAGTTTACTCAATAATCTGTATTTAAATATGTTTGTTGTCGATGATGAAGATTTTGTCGGCTTTGTCGTCAATATAGATCAGGAATACGTTTATTTACTGGACATCAATAAACAACATTTAATGCACCAAAATTTTTGGGGTATCCAGCCAAGAAACCTTGAACAAGCCATGGCATTTTACTTACTACGTCACGAGAACTCAGATCTTATGGTCATGACAGGGCCAGCTGGCTCAGGTAAAACTCTATTAGCACTGGCTTATGGCTTACAGGTCACCATGGAAGAGAAACGCTTCAATAAAATCATCGTCGCTCGCTCAACACCTCCTATGGCAGAAGACATTGGTTTTTTACCGGGAACAGAGGAAGAAAAAATGGCTCCTTGGTTAGCGGCATTTGATGACAACTTGGAAATCCTCCATGGCGCGGATGAGCATTCTATTAGCAGCATTGATTACGTAAAACAAAAAGCCAACATTCAATTCAAATCACTGAATTTTATGCGTGGCCGTTCCTTCAACAACGCTTTGATCATAGTTGATGAAGCGCAAGGTTTAACTCAGTTCCAACTCAAATCCATTGTGACACGAATTGGTAGCAACTCTAAAATCATTGTGTTAGGCAACTTAGCTCAAATAGACAACAAGTACATTACGCCACTCACTTCAGGATTAACTTACTTAGTAGAAAAGTCAAAATCCTTTAAGTACGCGAGCATCATGCATGTTAACGGCATTGAAAGAAGCCGTTTAGCAGAATTTGCTGAAGAAAATCTGTAA
- the rpoD gene encoding RNA polymerase sigma factor RpoD, with protein sequence MPDTQQSRLKELISKGKEQGYLTFTEVNDHLPDDLSDPEQVEEIIAMINDMGITVSEYAPDKESLLMEEGDTTDEAAAEEAAAALAAVEGDITRTTDPVRMYMREMGTVELLTRAGEIAIAKRIEEGTREVMAAISYFPGAVDVLLDAYAKVQEEEGRLSDIFSGFIDGDGEEPIFEDNADELPIEDEAEETDNDDDDDDSEASEEETDNGPDPEETALRFNEISRIYDELKVLLETRDRQDALVLSKQEELSIAFAPIKLVPKLFDELIDRVRSRMEKVREQERLIMQVCVRKSGMPRTEFLKRFPSNETNPDWLQEQIALGADYSSALEENEAEFMRSQRKLRAVAKDTDLTIAELKEINRRISIGETRARRAKKEMVEANLRLVISIAKKYTNRGLQFLDLIQEGNIGLMKAVDKFEYRRGYKFSTYATWWIRQAITRSIADQARTIRIPVHMIETINKLNRISRQMLQEMGREATPEELAARMDMPEDKIRKVLKIAKEPISMETPIGDDEDSHLGDFIEDDGAESPIDIATIEGLRESTTTVLAGLTAREAKVLRMRFGIDMNTDHTLEEVGKQFDVTRERIRQIEAKALRKLRHPSRSEHLRSFLDE encoded by the coding sequence ATGCCAGACACTCAACAGTCACGTCTTAAAGAGTTGATCTCTAAGGGTAAAGAACAAGGTTACCTAACTTTTACAGAAGTTAATGACCACCTCCCCGATGACCTTTCAGACCCGGAGCAGGTCGAAGAAATCATTGCCATGATCAATGACATGGGCATCACGGTTTCAGAGTATGCTCCAGATAAAGAAAGCCTTCTTATGGAAGAAGGCGACACAACGGATGAAGCGGCTGCTGAAGAAGCCGCTGCCGCCCTTGCTGCGGTAGAAGGCGATATTACTAGAACAACAGACCCTGTACGAATGTATATGCGTGAAATGGGTACGGTTGAGCTATTAACTCGCGCTGGTGAGATTGCCATTGCGAAACGTATCGAAGAAGGTACACGCGAAGTCATGGCGGCCATTTCTTACTTCCCAGGTGCCGTTGATGTATTGCTTGATGCCTACGCTAAGGTGCAGGAAGAAGAAGGTCGTTTAAGCGATATCTTCAGTGGATTCATCGACGGTGACGGCGAAGAGCCCATATTTGAAGACAATGCTGATGAATTACCAATCGAAGACGAAGCAGAAGAAACTGATAACGACGACGATGACGACGATTCTGAAGCAAGCGAAGAAGAAACTGACAACGGCCCAGATCCAGAAGAGACAGCCCTTCGCTTTAATGAGATCTCACGAATTTACGATGAACTGAAAGTCTTGTTGGAAACTCGTGATCGCCAAGATGCTCTGGTGTTAAGCAAACAAGAAGAACTCAGTATTGCGTTTGCCCCAATCAAGTTGGTTCCAAAACTCTTTGATGAGCTGATTGATCGTGTGCGTTCTCGAATGGAAAAAGTTCGCGAGCAAGAAAGATTGATCATGCAAGTTTGTGTGCGTAAATCTGGTATGCCAAGAACCGAGTTCTTAAAGCGCTTCCCAAGTAATGAAACTAATCCTGATTGGTTACAAGAGCAAATTGCTTTAGGAGCTGACTACTCTAGCGCGCTAGAAGAAAACGAAGCAGAATTCATGCGCAGCCAGCGCAAGTTGCGTGCTGTTGCGAAAGACACAGATTTGACTATCGCTGAGCTAAAAGAAATTAACCGCCGTATTTCGATTGGTGAAACTCGTGCTCGCCGTGCTAAGAAAGAAATGGTTGAAGCCAACTTACGTTTGGTGATTTCCATTGCTAAAAAGTACACTAACCGTGGCCTACAATTCTTAGATCTGATCCAAGAAGGCAACATAGGTTTGATGAAAGCCGTGGATAAGTTCGAATATCGACGTGGTTATAAGTTCTCAACTTACGCAACTTGGTGGATTCGTCAGGCGATCACTCGTTCGATTGCTGACCAAGCACGTACTATTCGTATTCCAGTACACATGATCGAAACCATCAACAAGCTGAACCGTATCTCTCGTCAGATGCTGCAGGAGATGGGTCGTGAGGCGACACCAGAAGAACTAGCTGCTCGTATGGATATGCCTGAAGACAAGATTCGTAAAGTCTTGAAGATAGCCAAAGAGCCTATTTCTATGGAAACACCTATCGGTGACGATGAAGATTCGCATCTTGGCGATTTCATTGAAGACGATGGCGCAGAATCACCTATCGACATTGCGACAATCGAAGGGTTACGTGAGTCTACGACCACTGTTCTTGCTGGCTTAACTGCCCGTGAAGCAAAGGTACTAAGAATGCGCTTTGGTATCGACATGAACACAGATCACACTCTGGAAGAAGTCGGTAAACAGTTTGATGTAACGCGTGAGCGTATTCGTCAGATTGAAGCGAAAGCACTACGTAAACTCCGTCATCCAAGTCGCTCAGAGCATTTACGCAGTTTCTTGGACGAGTAA
- the dnaG gene encoding DNA primase — protein sequence MAGRIPDQFIDELLARTDLTDVVSSRISLKKTGQNYSALCPFHNEKSPSFSLNPNKQFYYCFGCGAGGNAISFVMEHDHLDFVEAIEVLAKDAGMEVPREQGAPDRYEQNAELLKRLSESSTFFQRQLIEHPDKRKATDYLSKERGLSGQIAKVFGLGYAPSGWDNLLKAVGQRAEHQEQLFRGGMLIEKKDQAGHYYDRFRDRIIFPIRDSRGRVIGFGGRAFGDEKPKYLNSPETPVFQKSQELYGLFEAKQNTQQLDQIIVVEGYMDVIVLAQHGITNAVATLGTSVNSNHIRKLFKLVSKVILCFDGDKAGRSAAIRGLEASLPVMQDEKQVRFLFLPEGEDPDSLVRKEGKEVFNHRLEDAASLSHVLFEHARNQVTLADEEGEAQFARNAMGMIQQIPKELTFRSILIKQLSEQSGIDSETLGHTALPKNNPSHSVNSSANNTETEINNHFDQDQIFHHEDNFANDSYHPAYSAETYTGSNKQSGYKGRFSKRKNENTLPPAPSSLSKIKQASLCLLLHPHIAQQLDIPDPIINQANDEIKIFSKIWRYFTKNPKNNAGHLLGELVDNAIYFGIIDLLNHQDAINKQKISNSKQEVQDMVSTLERDLGLTNSKERLKNKGNESIKDTNSKQELRNLMDLIRQKKS from the coding sequence ATGGCGGGACGCATTCCGGATCAGTTTATTGATGAGCTATTGGCTCGCACCGACTTAACCGATGTGGTGTCGTCCCGTATCAGTCTGAAAAAAACCGGGCAAAACTACAGTGCCCTATGCCCATTCCATAACGAAAAAAGCCCCTCCTTTAGTCTTAATCCTAACAAGCAATTTTATTACTGCTTTGGCTGCGGCGCAGGCGGTAACGCTATTTCGTTCGTTATGGAACACGATCACCTTGATTTTGTTGAAGCCATTGAAGTCCTCGCCAAAGACGCAGGCATGGAAGTGCCACGCGAGCAAGGTGCCCCTGATCGTTATGAGCAAAACGCTGAATTACTTAAGCGACTTTCTGAAAGTTCTACCTTCTTTCAGCGCCAGTTAATTGAGCACCCCGACAAACGCAAAGCCACAGACTATTTATCCAAAGAACGCGGTTTATCTGGTCAAATCGCCAAAGTATTTGGCTTGGGTTATGCCCCAAGCGGTTGGGATAATTTATTAAAAGCCGTTGGTCAAAGAGCAGAACATCAAGAGCAATTGTTCCGTGGCGGCATGCTGATCGAAAAGAAAGATCAGGCAGGTCATTATTATGACCGCTTTCGTGATCGTATTATTTTTCCTATCCGCGACTCTCGTGGTCGTGTTATTGGTTTTGGCGGTCGCGCTTTTGGTGACGAAAAACCTAAGTACCTGAATTCTCCTGAAACACCCGTTTTCCAAAAAAGCCAAGAATTGTATGGCTTATTTGAAGCCAAGCAAAACACTCAACAGCTGGATCAAATCATAGTGGTTGAGGGCTACATGGATGTCATCGTATTAGCACAACACGGTATTACTAATGCGGTTGCCACTTTAGGTACCTCTGTTAATAGCAACCACATTCGCAAATTATTCAAATTAGTGAGCAAAGTCATTCTTTGTTTTGATGGTGATAAGGCTGGACGCTCGGCTGCTATACGCGGTTTGGAAGCTTCTTTACCCGTCATGCAAGATGAAAAACAAGTTCGCTTTTTATTTTTGCCAGAGGGAGAAGACCCGGATTCACTGGTTCGTAAAGAAGGAAAAGAGGTTTTCAATCATCGACTCGAAGATGCCGCTTCCTTGTCACACGTTCTCTTCGAGCACGCCAGAAACCAAGTCACGCTAGCAGATGAAGAAGGTGAAGCGCAATTTGCTCGAAATGCCATGGGTATGATTCAGCAAATCCCAAAAGAACTGACATTTCGCTCAATTTTAATTAAGCAACTCAGTGAGCAATCCGGTATCGACAGTGAGACCTTAGGACACACCGCCCTTCCTAAAAACAACCCCAGCCATTCTGTTAATAGTAGTGCTAATAACACAGAAACAGAGATAAATAATCACTTTGATCAGGACCAAATCTTTCATCATGAGGATAACTTTGCTAATGACAGTTATCATCCAGCTTATTCTGCTGAAACCTATACAGGTAGCAATAAACAATCAGGGTACAAGGGAAGATTTAGTAAACGCAAAAATGAAAACACCTTACCTCCAGCCCCATCCAGTTTGAGTAAAATCAAACAAGCCTCTTTATGTTTACTCTTGCACCCTCACATTGCGCAACAGCTTGATATTCCAGATCCCATTATCAATCAGGCCAATGACGAAATAAAAATTTTTAGCAAAATATGGAGATATTTCACAAAAAATCCGAAAAACAATGCGGGTCATCTACTGGGTGAATTGGTAGATAATGCCATATATTTTGGAATTATTGATTTATTAAACCATCAAGACGCGATAAACAAGCAAAAAATCAGTAATTCCAAGCAAGAAGTGCAAGATATGGTATCGACACTTGAGCGAGATTTGGGTTTGACTAACAGTAAAGAGCGCTTGAAAAATAAAGGCAACGAATCCATAAAGGATACGAACAGCAAACAAGAACTGCGTAATTTGATGGATTTAATCCGGCAGAAAAAGTCATAA
- a CDS encoding GatB/YqeY domain-containing protein, with protein MSELKAHISDTLKTAMRAKEKHRVTVIRTILAECKRVEVDERIELDDARVIAILDKMSKQRKDSIQQFTEGGRDDLAQVEQDELAIIAEFLPTPLSEDEIAEIVKAAIAETGATSMQQMGAVMAIVKPQVQGRADMGQISKQVKAQLG; from the coding sequence ATGTCAGAATTAAAAGCACATATTTCCGATACGTTAAAAACCGCCATGCGTGCAAAAGAAAAGCATCGCGTCACTGTTATTCGTACTATCTTAGCGGAATGCAAGCGCGTGGAAGTCGATGAACGTATTGAGTTAGATGATGCTCGCGTAATTGCCATTCTTGACAAAATGAGCAAGCAAAGAAAAGATTCTATTCAGCAATTCACAGAGGGAGGTCGCGACGATCTCGCTCAAGTGGAACAAGACGAATTGGCTATCATTGCCGAATTTCTTCCAACCCCACTCAGTGAGGACGAAATCGCTGAAATCGTAAAAGCTGCGATTGCTGAAACAGGCGCAACCTCCATGCAACAAATGGGCGCGGTAATGGCCATTGTTAAACCTCAAGTGCAAGGTCGTGCCGATATGGGGCAAATCAGCAAACAAGTTAAAGCACAGTTAGGTTAA
- the rpsU gene encoding 30S ribosomal protein S21, with product MPAVKVKDNEPFDIALRRFKRSCEKAGVLAEVRRRECYEKPTTLRKRAAAAAVKRHAKKVSREQKKFQRLY from the coding sequence ATGCCAGCAGTTAAAGTAAAAGACAACGAACCATTTGACATCGCTCTACGTCGCTTCAAGCGTTCTTGTGAAAAAGCAGGTGTTTTGGCTGAAGTTCGTCGTCGTGAATGCTACGAAAAACCCACTACTCTTCGCAAACGTGCTGCAGCCGCTGCGGTTAAGCGTCACGCTAAGAAAGTTTCTCGCGAGCAGAAAAAATTCCAACGTTTGTACTAA
- the tsaD gene encoding tRNA (adenosine(37)-N6)-threonylcarbamoyltransferase complex transferase subunit TsaD — translation MKVLGLETSCDETGIAIYDTEKGLLAHKIYSQIAQHAEYGGVVPELASRDHVRKTLPLIDEVLAQAGIRKQELNAVAYTSGPGLVGALMAGATIGRSLAYALNIPALGVHHMEGHLLAPMLEETQPSMPFIALLVSGGHTQLVRVDGIGQYKLLGQSLDDAAGEAFDKAAKMIGLPYPGGPQIAKLAEQGNKESGLKFPRPMTDRPGLDFSFSGLKTAFLTAVHDALDEGRCDEQFKADAALAFELAIVDTLVIKCRRALESEGLKSLIIAGGVSANKRLREQLETQLKKMKASVFYARPEFCTDNGAMIAYAGAQRLLDGQSSELNLSIRARWPLSDLPPLNEVAHG, via the coding sequence ATGAAAGTATTGGGTCTTGAAACCTCTTGCGATGAAACTGGTATCGCCATCTACGATACCGAAAAGGGTTTGTTAGCGCACAAAATTTACTCGCAGATTGCTCAGCATGCGGAGTACGGTGGTGTTGTGCCTGAGTTGGCATCACGAGATCATGTTCGTAAAACATTACCGCTTATCGATGAGGTATTAGCGCAAGCGGGTATTCGTAAACAAGAATTGAATGCCGTGGCGTACACCAGTGGCCCAGGTTTGGTGGGAGCCTTGATGGCAGGGGCAACTATTGGCCGTTCATTGGCTTATGCACTCAATATCCCTGCTTTGGGGGTGCATCATATGGAAGGCCATCTGCTGGCACCTATGCTAGAGGAAACTCAACCAAGCATGCCTTTTATTGCTTTATTAGTGTCGGGTGGCCACACGCAACTGGTACGTGTGGATGGCATTGGACAATATAAGCTGCTCGGTCAATCTTTGGATGATGCCGCGGGGGAAGCCTTTGATAAAGCGGCAAAAATGATAGGTTTGCCCTATCCTGGTGGGCCGCAGATTGCCAAGTTAGCAGAACAAGGTAATAAAGAATCTGGTTTGAAATTCCCGCGTCCTATGACAGATCGTCCAGGTTTGGATTTCAGTTTTAGTGGTCTAAAGACCGCTTTCTTAACTGCTGTACATGACGCCTTAGACGAAGGTCGTTGCGATGAGCAGTTTAAAGCCGATGCTGCTTTGGCGTTTGAATTGGCGATAGTCGATACGCTAGTGATTAAATGTCGTCGCGCCTTAGAGTCAGAGGGACTAAAAAGTCTGATCATTGCCGGTGGCGTCAGCGCTAACAAAAGATTGCGTGAACAACTGGAAACTCAATTGAAAAAAATGAAAGCCAGTGTCTTCTACGCGCGCCCAGAGTTTTGCACGGACAATGGGGCAATGATCGCCTATGCAGGTGCTCAGCGCTTGTTGGATGGTCAGTCTTCTGAGCTGAATTTATCCATTCGTGCACGTTGGCCCTTGTCAGATTTGCCGCCTTTGAATGAGGTAGCGCATGGCTGA
- the folB gene encoding dihydroneopterin aldolase: MADFVFIEGLQAKAVIGVYDWEKEIQQDLVFDLEMEHDNRLPAATDDLSKTLDYEAIANFILSYCLDHQFELIETLAERLLKDLAQQFHLQAVRLTLRKPGAVPAANAVGVKLYRRFTD, translated from the coding sequence ATGGCTGATTTCGTCTTTATTGAAGGTTTGCAAGCCAAGGCTGTGATTGGTGTTTACGATTGGGAAAAGGAGATTCAGCAGGATTTGGTGTTTGATTTAGAAATGGAGCATGACAATCGTTTGCCTGCTGCCACAGACGATCTTAGTAAAACATTGGATTATGAAGCCATTGCCAATTTTATTTTGTCCTACTGTCTGGATCATCAATTTGAATTGATCGAAACCTTAGCGGAGCGTTTATTAAAGGATCTGGCTCAGCAATTTCATTTACAGGCAGTACGATTAACCTTGCGAAAACCCGGTGCCGTGCCTGCTGCCAATGCCGTTGGCGTAAAGCTGTATCGACGTTTTACAGATTAA
- a CDS encoding tRNA nucleotidyltransferase produces MKSANNTMTYQVYLVGGAVRDALLGLDVVDRDWVVTGAIPEQLEQQGYQQVGKQFPVFLHPVSKEEYALARREKKQGQGYTGFICDFSPSISLEEDLERRDLTINAIAQAENGELIDPFHGQQDIANKCLRHVSDAFVEDPLRVLRVARFAARFKEFNFHIAAETMRLMQTISTSGELASLSPERVWRELEKALATSHPLTFFHVLIEAKAMSYLFTELVWPKPPVSETQLLALDKAQRWAMICQHTPLEQLNRLQNALRCPNQYKNLAQQVRSFIEQHAIGMTAEAWQAWLMSVSAIKKPQAFDKLVQVLSLITSTQAKDWQALRLAIAKLNATDLIKQGFSGAELGEALRKERIKALQVLDSPLLKN; encoded by the coding sequence GTGAAATCGGCCAATAACACCATGACTTATCAAGTGTATCTGGTGGGCGGTGCGGTCCGAGACGCACTACTTGGTCTCGATGTCGTCGACCGTGACTGGGTCGTCACTGGCGCCATACCAGAACAACTTGAACAACAAGGCTATCAACAAGTTGGCAAACAATTTCCCGTGTTTCTTCACCCGGTAAGCAAAGAGGAATACGCCCTTGCTCGACGGGAGAAAAAACAAGGACAAGGCTATACTGGTTTTATCTGTGACTTCTCTCCATCCATTAGCCTTGAAGAAGACCTTGAAAGACGTGACCTGACCATTAATGCGATTGCGCAAGCGGAAAACGGCGAACTGATCGACCCTTTTCATGGCCAGCAAGACATTGCCAACAAATGCTTACGTCACGTTTCTGATGCTTTTGTGGAAGACCCTTTGCGAGTTCTCAGAGTGGCTCGTTTTGCCGCACGCTTTAAAGAGTTCAACTTTCACATTGCAGCTGAAACCATGAGGTTAATGCAGACCATTAGTACTTCAGGAGAATTAGCAAGCTTAAGCCCTGAACGAGTATGGCGAGAATTAGAAAAGGCCTTGGCAACATCACATCCCCTGACTTTTTTCCATGTCCTCATAGAGGCCAAGGCAATGTCGTACTTATTTACTGAATTAGTCTGGCCAAAACCTCCTGTTAGCGAAACGCAATTACTGGCATTGGATAAAGCACAACGCTGGGCAATGATCTGTCAGCACACGCCATTGGAGCAACTTAACAGGTTGCAAAACGCATTACGTTGTCCAAATCAGTATAAAAATTTAGCCCAGCAAGTGCGTAGTTTTATTGAACAACATGCCATCGGCATGACAGCTGAAGCGTGGCAAGCATGGTTAATGTCGGTCAGCGCCATCAAAAAACCACAAGCATTCGATAAGCTGGTTCAAGTGTTAAGTTTAATAACATCAACGCAAGCGAAAGACTGGCAAGCGCTGCGTTTGGCCATTGCCAAACTCAACGCCACCGATTTGATCAAACAGGGCTTTAGCGGTGCCGAGCTTGGGGAAGCTCTGCGCAAGGAACGAATTAAAGCCCTACAAGTGCTCGATTCACCCTTACTTAAAAATTAA
- the glpE gene encoding thiosulfate sulfurtransferase GlpE, which yields MTYTCIDIADALPILEDNAAIVDIRDLTSYQNSHMTNAINLNNDNVQDFIDNTDKEQPIIVCCYHGNSSKGAAEYLASQGFKEVYSLNGGFSQWSAMFPEQCEIGQ from the coding sequence ATGACCTATACTTGTATCGATATCGCTGACGCTTTGCCCATTTTGGAAGACAATGCTGCCATCGTTGATATTCGCGATTTAACCAGCTACCAAAATAGTCATATGACCAATGCCATTAATCTTAATAACGATAATGTGCAGGACTTCATCGACAACACCGACAAAGAACAACCTATTATTGTTTGTTGTTATCACGGCAACAGCAGTAAAGGTGCCGCGGAATACCTTGCCTCACAAGGTTTTAAGGAAGTGTATTCACTAAATGGTGGCTTCAGCCAATGGAGCGCCATGTTCCCAGAGCAATGTGAAATCGGCCAATAA
- a CDS encoding symmetrical bis(5'-nucleosyl)-tetraphosphatase codes for MATYVIGDLQGCLEPLERLLKHIQYQPNQDALWFAGDLINRGPESLNTLRFIKSLGNTTKVVLGNHDLHLLAVSYGHGTLKKADTLSDILMASDRDELLEWLRYQPLCHYDAELNVIMTHAGIPPCWSLEQTLALAKEVETKLQSDTVDEYFAAMYGNTPNKWRDDLIGLDRLRVITNYLTRMRFCKENSKLDLKSKEGINTAAKGFAPWFSYPSQVPENCHIVFGHWAALEGQTHLKHIHALDTGCVWGGSLTALRLEDKERFSMPCTLNRKNP; via the coding sequence ATGGCAACCTATGTGATTGGTGACTTACAAGGCTGCTTAGAGCCATTAGAGCGGCTCCTAAAACACATTCAATATCAACCGAATCAAGACGCACTTTGGTTTGCTGGTGACCTTATTAATCGCGGCCCCGAATCATTAAATACCTTGCGCTTTATAAAGTCTCTCGGCAATACAACTAAAGTTGTATTGGGCAACCACGATCTGCATTTATTGGCAGTGTCTTATGGTCATGGCACACTTAAAAAAGCCGATACCCTAAGCGATATACTGATGGCCAGTGACCGTGATGAACTCTTGGAATGGCTTCGCTATCAGCCACTCTGTCACTATGATGCCGAGCTTAATGTGATCATGACACACGCAGGTATTCCACCCTGCTGGAGTCTTGAACAAACGCTTGCCTTAGCAAAAGAAGTGGAAACCAAACTGCAATCTGACACGGTTGATGAATATTTTGCAGCCATGTATGGTAATACACCGAACAAGTGGCGTGATGATTTGATTGGCTTAGATCGTTTGAGAGTCATCACTAACTATTTGACTCGAATGAGATTTTGCAAAGAAAACAGTAAATTAGACTTAAAATCAAAAGAAGGCATTAATACAGCAGCTAAAGGTTTTGCACCTTGGTTCAGCTACCCAAGTCAGGTACCAGAAAACTGCCATATTGTGTTTGGACATTGGGCAGCCCTTGAGGGGCAAACTCATCTCAAACACATTCATGCGCTTGACACAGGATGCGTTTGGGGGGGCAGTCTAACTGCTTTACGACTGGAGGATAAGGAACGCTTCAGTATGCCTTGTACACTCAATCGGAAAAACCCATGA